The proteins below come from a single Dinghuibacter silviterrae genomic window:
- a CDS encoding helix-turn-helix domain-containing protein, with protein MSTLVRKTCYIGPEMSIEQFIPEHFFIYMVKGTLNGYVGNKEYSLVAHESYLVRKNQLGRYNKPAQGEEPEKVILVFDEPFLKKFQERHEVTVEKRMTSEAAVWLRADERIPEFIHSLQPYYTGSGKIDSSFSEVKREELLLLLLQTQPELAGILFDFGVPEKINLEEFMNRHYTFNISLQQFAFLTGRSLSAFKRDFKAIFHNTPNRWLVQRRLQEAYLLIHKLRKKPAEIYIDLGFEDLSHFSFAFKKQFGLTPTELAALKKL; from the coding sequence ATGAGCACCTTGGTACGCAAAACTTGTTATATCGGTCCGGAGATGTCGATCGAACAATTCATCCCGGAGCACTTTTTCATTTATATGGTGAAGGGGACCCTCAACGGATACGTGGGCAATAAAGAATATTCGTTGGTGGCGCACGAATCCTACCTCGTCCGTAAAAATCAGCTGGGCCGGTATAACAAGCCAGCGCAAGGCGAAGAACCGGAAAAGGTCATTCTTGTTTTTGACGAGCCTTTTCTAAAAAAATTTCAGGAAAGGCACGAGGTCACCGTTGAAAAACGGATGACCTCAGAGGCTGCTGTATGGTTGCGCGCGGATGAGCGGATACCGGAGTTTATCCATTCTTTACAACCTTACTATACGGGTTCAGGTAAGATCGACTCCTCCTTTTCGGAGGTCAAACGGGAAGAATTGCTCCTCCTTTTATTACAGACACAGCCGGAGTTGGCGGGCATCCTCTTTGACTTCGGCGTACCCGAAAAAATAAACCTGGAGGAGTTTATGAACCGGCACTATACCTTCAACATCAGCCTACAGCAGTTTGCATTTTTAACGGGACGCAGCCTTTCAGCCTTCAAAAGGGATTTCAAGGCCATCTTTCACAACACGCCCAATCGCTGGCTGGTGCAAAGACGGCTGCAGGAAGCCTATCTCCTTATCCACAAGCTCCGTAAAAAACCGGCAGAAATTTATATTGACCTGGGGTTTGAAGACTTGTCCCACTTTTCCTTTGCTTTTAAGAAACAATTTGGACTAACGCCCACCGAATTAGCGGCGCTAAAAAAATTGTGA